A region of the Lycium barbarum isolate Lr01 chromosome 1, ASM1917538v2, whole genome shotgun sequence genome:
CTCGCTCATACCTTCAGCCTGttttcatttctttctttttttgagcATACCTGCCTTACTGCATCTGTTCTCATTCAAGAGGATTGTGGGATAGCGTTCCACTCCGAGTCGAGATCCTTCCCCTGCTTGGCTGTCTTAAAGACAAGACAGCTTAACCTTCCTTAAAGAAgagctttttctttctttcaacctTAGTTGGAGGATTCTTGTTTACTGATTAATATTTTGTGTTGAATTGTGTGGCCGTCTCATTCATAAACTTAACTAATATAGAGAATACATTTTATTTGCTTCATTATATCTTTGTTGCCCCTCTCACGTGCGGCCTGATTCTTTCTTCATGAGTCAAGCACTCACGATGGGGAATTTTGTTTTATAATGAAGGAGGCATGTGAGACTTGAATCCAAAACTTTTGTTTGATATGATACTGTATAAGTTTAGAATGTTAAAAAGGATACACATTTATTTACTGAATTATATCGTCGAACATTCTGCAGGGCTACAAAGGTGTGGAAAGAGCTGTAGACTGAGATGGATAAATTACTTGAGGCCAGATTTAAGAAGGGGTTCTTTTACTGAACAAGAAGAAAGAACCATCGTTGATGTTCATAGGATCTTGGGAAATAGATGGGCACAAATAGCCAAACATTTACCAGGTAGGACTGATAATGAAGTGAAGAATTTTTGGAACTCTTGCATTAAAAAGAAGCTTATTGCTCAAGGGTTAGATCCAAATACCCACAATCTCCTCAAGAACAAATCCAACAATTCAACCAAAAAAGCCAACAGCAATTATCATCAAGATTCTACCTCAATTTTCACCATTGATACTTCAACAAATAAAGAAGTAACTTCAATGGACATAAAATCAACTCTTGCCACCTTTCCTCCTTTCACTTATAGTAGTGACAATACTTCTAGTACATACAATTACACTCCTATTGTTCCCAACACTGAAttataccaaaaccctactttcacGTGGAGCGAAAGAAATTATAGTACAATAACTATGCCTCAGTCCCAAACAAGCGAGAGAAATCTTGTTAATGCTCAAAATTCCATGTTGGATTTCGCGAGTTGTTCTTTAATGGGAAGCGCTACGAGTAATGTGTCATCTTATATAAATGAGAATAGCATGTGGCATGGAACTGGACTTGAACCAACAACCTTAAATCCTGCTAATGGACAAGAAGAAGTAATGCAAGTACAACAAGGGGATCAACAATTTCCAATTCTTCAGACAAAGTTTTCATATGATCAAGAGGATGTTTACAAGGTTAATGATCATGATCAAATGGTGGAAAATACGTTTGACGACAGCTCTAACTTCGATTTTGAGTTTATGGATTCTGCATTAGTGTCTTATGGATTGTACACTAATGTTAATTCTATGAATCAACTTTCATGGGAtggttaattaatattttttttacagATTTTTTCTAGTTTCCTGGATGTTAATTTATATTACACCTAGTTGGGAAAAAAGAAATTGGTAGTTTTCAAATTTGGGCACGATTGATCATCGATTAGTGCACCTAATGAGCTTTATGTCAAAAGGCATGATTAGTTTGAAAAGAATGTTAACTtgtgatatttggaaaagaaaaacaCATAATTACAATGTATGATGTAACTATTGTCATGATTCCTTCCTATTAGTGTCGATGTCCAATAGATGTGACACACTTTTTTCAGTTCATTTAAAAAAGATGAcacatttttaaatttgaaaaaaaaaatacatttttcaCGATACCATTAATGAGAAACTTTCATAACTACACAaatgttatgacatgtttaaaaCAAAAAGTTTCAAAAGTTCTATAACCACACAATTGTAGACATCTTTTATAtcataaattataaagactttatTTCTTTCCTAAACTATACCACATATAAAGAAACGGAAAAAGTACTAGAGATTTATTCATGAGTCTACTTTTCATTTCTTTTCGTTTTCATTAAGTAATTGTATGAGGAAGTCAAAATTAAATAACGAAACGTTTTGTTCTCCTAGAGAAATGAGAGGTGTTTTCCTTCTTTGTTTATGCGCATGCATTGCCTTATTGTTTCTCCGGGGTCGCTGGTCAATTTTTCTTGGATTTTGCTTTCCCTCTTAAAGTTTATGAATTGACACCAAAAACTAGTAAACTACAAAAAGAAAGGGAGACTAATTTAATTATAGTTTAAATGGAAAGATAGTCCCGTTCTATACTTAATGATCAGAACGAAAAATCTTGGCAAATTGTAATTCGTCGAAAAAGCTTAAGTTATATATATGGTCGAACCTTTTTATAACAGTGTCATTTGTCTTATTTTTTAATGTTATAGCGAAATATTATTATAGAAAAcgtataatataacataacatgaaaaattAGTTCAAAAAACTTAATTGGCATAATAAAATATCACTTATAGAGGATGACTACTATAGAAAAGTCTGACCGTGTATATATACAAGGGTGGAGCCAAGTAGAGCCCAGGGGTTAATCTGAACCCCCTTCAATGAAAAATTACAttgtttatacatggttaaaattacttttaatgtatatatatagtagatgttgaacccctttggcttcttcgtgtgtttactttttaatattttaaacccccttagtgaaaaatcctgactccgccactgtatatacatatattaggATGAGAATAAGAAGAAAGTTCCAGTTCAAATAAATCATAATATAAAACTGTACATTCAATCTTCTCCAGCGCCCACATCAAAATTGAAGGCAACTGCCTGCTGCTTACTCTAATATACAACAGCTCCCATCGCAGTGAGCACAACCCGAACTATTCTTTCGCGTTTTAATAAAGAATACCGTGTGTTTGCCGCAAATAGTGGCATACGCCTATTTTTGAAGGGGTTCTCTTTTTGAGTTCTCCCAGCAATTCAAGTATAAGATTTTAAAACTCGTTTTTTATTTAACCAATAAGTATAAAGGTCATTGGCAACTTGTGAGTTCTATACTTGCATATACATTGAACAGTTACATGGTCACAACAAAAATGCCTATTTTTGACAAAGAATTATCAAAAAAAAAGGAGCAGGTTAAAGAAGATTAGAAGAACTTATTACATTGGGaccataaatacaaaaaaattGGGACAAAGATTGATATAACTCTGTTTTATCACATTTATAGTCTCACGGAACAACGGCAGAGTTGCTGCCTTTTTGCCCTTTCTCCATATGCCATAGCCCATGGGCATGGACGGAGCTAGGATACCTGAAGGAAGTTTCGAACTCTcttcgtcaaaaaaaaaaaaaaaaaaatctcttcgTCAAAAAAGTACATTGTATACAAGGTCAATATTATTTTTTTACGTATAAATAGTAGATGATGAATATTCTTGGCTTCTTCATacatttacttctttatattttgaatcatCTTAGTGAAAATTTTGGCTCCATCACTGCGGCCATATGCATTTCTATGCTCAAAAGTTAATGTTGAATAAATAATTATACATTAAAGAATAACGTACAAGTTTCAGCGATTGTATAGATTGACATATGTTTGACTTGTGTCGAGGTCAAAATGATTGGAAGTCTATTGAACAAGCGAAAATAAACAAGCCAAGTTTAAATTTTGGGAGAAAGAGACCATTCTTTAGTAGTGTTGATCTCTACTTCAGTCACCATTATAGTAACATTCTTTAGTAGTATTGTTCTCTACTTGAGTCACCATTATAGCAACATTCTTTAGTAGTATTGTTCTCTACTTCAGTCACCATTATAGTAACTTCCTCATACAGAGCAAATGGTTTAATGAAAGTTTTATCGCCTGGAACAATACCTACTCAAGAAATCAGAGCTGATTTCTTTATTTCTTCTATAGCAAAAACTCAACCTAATAAAACAAGGTATTTTTGGAAGATGGAACATAATATGATGAAAGAGAGAGGAGTcacaacatatatacattcaatgTTGGTAAAGAGAACAAATACGAAATTGGTAGAATCAATAGTTAAGAAGAATGACTGCAACAAAGGAACACTTCCTACCGATGACAGTCTTTCTGTAATCCATTTCGCTGCGGGTCAAAGtgatttttcccaaattccaaggGCAAATTTAGATATTCTACAAACCATAAGCGCAAATTTGAACCTATTTCTATATAATATTGATTAAAGGAAATTTCGAGTCAAAACTGTAACTTCGAGGACAATGGATCCAAATTCTAACGTAGGacaaaaatatgtaaattatttcgcaaagtactaagagcctgtttggatgggcttatgcctataagctgtttgcagtttataagctaaaaaaaataaattgaggtagtctaagctaagtcaaatgagcccaattagttttttgagcttattttaaacacaaaatgactttaagctggccagccaaacactcaaaaaaactgaaaacagcttataagcaacttataagccaatccaaacgggctctaagaccAAATCTTGACTACCTTGTTTTATGCATAGATATCCCAAACTTAAATCACGATTCTTTCATAATAAACAGTGAGTTAGAATAACCTCAATGCAACCACTATATCATTCTATTTAAGAAAATAGAATTGCCTCTTCTTTACCAACTTATAAATGGACGAACATGGAATATGAAAATAAATAACGCCAATGCTGGCTTGCTTGAAATCGAGAAATAGCAGTAGTTGTtcttcttgttcttgcttttcctTTTTCTGTTGCTGGTGTGAGCCATGAACGTGGTCGTGGTCAGGTGCATAATGCCTTACCACAAGTTTGTGGCTATGAAACATATAATTCAACAAGGTATTTTGCTAGCATATTGCCATACCACAAGCTTGTGTATATGAAACACCTACGACATGTATATGAAAACAACAGATCTCAAACCAGAGAGCAGATATATGTTCATCGACTCATAGTAATCCATATTTGCAAGGCTCAAAACAATTTAGCCACTTTAAGAGATGGCTTAGTACCCCAAATTGCTCGATTCAGAGAGTTATAAAAATCAGAAAAGCAAAAGAGAGTTtgttttttttaagttaaaaGAAATTTGAGGTTTGTAACATATAATGATCCAAACAGTCATAGGAGACTATGGATGATCTCATTATTAGGGAACACATTTTGCAAGACATTCAAATATGATTATTGCAAAGTGTTCTTCGCCGATACAAAGATCAAAGTACTGCAAACCTTATAAAGAGGATAAAAAATTGCTTAAGCAAACAACATATTCTCTGGAGACCACCCATAATTTTAATCTTCATCATCATCTGCAACAAAAGTTCAACGGAGATTGTAAGAGTCCAAAGAATATACCGATAGACTACAAAGTTCAACTGAGATTAGGacaaggaaaaatataagtccaAAGAATATACTGATAGACTACACATAGCATAAAAGAAAGCCACTCCAACAAAATCAGAGCCCAGAATAGTAACTTTCACAATGCCTACACCTTAAAGCATACAGACGCAAACATGAAGCAAAAACTTGATTCTATTTCATCATGATTGAAAACATAGGGACAATTCGATTCGATTCGTTCTCCATCAGTTTTGTTTGAGCCTTTGATATTGTAGTACACTTCTACTCTTCATACAGAGTTTCTAAAAGGGTTCCCCTGGTTTTAGATATAAACTTCACGTTATTTTCATGCACTGCTTACCAAAATGTTCCCATCCCATTTtaacaaagtaaaaaaaaaaaaaaatggattttgaACATTTTCAGAAGCAATAGGCGGCTTAAGGCATTTATGTCTGAAATGTTCAAAATCCATAATAAAATGAAAAAAGTTGAAAATATTAATTGCCTTATTTGTTCTTGTTTTTGTAGGTTACGACTATAAAGGGACTTTGTTTTAATCAGCATCACCGGTTACATTACTTTTTCTTGCCTGATGCTTATACTGCTATTTGAACCACAAACTGATAGAACAAACACCTGCATACAAGTGATTTGTTAAACATATTTAACTATAAGTACCACAATTTGGGTAGCATTTGAACCAAGGATCTCCTAGTCTCGAGGACAAAACCCGGATCATTAGGCTACACTTTAATGGTCGATAGGAGAGAAAATCAAGTTATCAAAGTTACACAGCCAATATAGCTCACTGTAAACGAACCCACACAGCTTTCAGAAATAATTGAGTTTATTCAACCTAAGGCCAAATAAATGGCAAATTACTTGACAATTTAAAGAAGTTTAACTTAAAAAATTAGGATTCCTTACGACATGTTTCCTAGTGTCTTCACTTTGCGGAATTTTACACCATGTCCTTTTTCCTTTTTACAACTCTCTACGTCCCATTTTATGTGGACACTTTCCTTTCGAGTTTATCCAAAAAAAATGACAATTCTATATTAACATTgtaactttaaacttctcattttacccttaatgagatgatttatagacACAAATGTCTATGGTTTAtcttagaccacaagtttcaaaagtagtttttccaaaaaaaattgtGCCCAATCAAACAccaccacataaattgggatgcaAGCAGTATTTGATACCTCACATTTGACTTCAATGACATTTCTTTAATATACACCTTTCCCTGACTAGTATATAAATGCAAAGCTCGTGGGATCTCAGATCATGAAAGATGGAAAGCATCACTAAAATATTCTAATAGGCCAATAAACAACCTCCCATGTACTTTCAAAGAATTTGTTTAGGAGCATGACAGCTTCTATCTAGGTACTTTTGGAGAAGTTTTCCAAGTTCACCAAATCTTTACCTTGTGAAGCTTCTGCTTTTATTTGGCAAAAATTTTGCATCTCCTCTTCATGATGAACATTTTGAGAAAGATAACTTTCTGATGATAACTTTTGAGTTTCTGAAATTTATCCATAGGCTTACCCTTCATGTCAATCTCCACTACTCCACTACTGTAGAATCAACATTAATTTCTAAAATCTTTTTAGGACCGTAAAGAAATGGATCTTCGGCTTAACTCAACCCCGAAAGCTAGCTCACGAGGGGAGGACTGCCCAAGTTCATATAAGAAGTCCACCCATCCCTTAAACCACCGATCTGGGATATTTTAACACCCCACCTCACGCCCAGGGCTGGACATCTGGTGCGTGAGCAATCTTAATATGGGGCCGACTATCGGGAAATAATAATTGGGATAGGTCCTGCTCTGATATCATGTGAGAAATTATGAGAGACATTATTGTTGATTTGTCTATCTACATTATTACATTGAGCCCTATTTATAGACACTACATCCGAATATTGTGTTTTAGCAGGAGGTAATTTGGTATCTTGTAAGAGTAAGAAACAAAGTGTGGTTGCTCAATCTAGTGCAGAATCAGAATATCGTGCAATGGTTGTAGCAACTTGTGAGCTAGTTTGGATTAAGCAGTTGCTCCGAGAATTAAAATTTGGAGAAATTAGTCAGATGGAACTAACTTGTGCGTGATAACAAAGCGGCCCTTCATATCGCATCAAATCCACTATTTTATGATAGGACTAAGCGCATTGACATTGACTGTCACTTTGTCGAAGAAAAGATGGTCTCCAGAGATATTGTTACAAAATTTGTGAGGTCGAGTGATCAGCTTGCAGATATTTTCACCAAGTCTCTCACCTGTCCTCGTATTAGTTACATCTATAACGTATTAGTTACATTTGTAACAAGCTCGGTACATATGACTTGTATGCACCAGCTTGAAGGGGAGTATTAGAATATGAATAAGATTTGTATATAGTATCCTACGTGAAAAAGGATTGGGATTTAGTATCTATAAATAGGGCTCAATGTAATAATGTAGATACACAATTCAATAATAATATTTCTCTCATAATTTCTCACAAGGACTAGTCTTGTATGTTAGGCTTAATGTTGTTAAGGGTAAAGAATGTATTTAAAGTGACTTGTTGCTTCTAGTTTTATCATAAGAGCCAATTGGCTTGAACCAAAAACTTATTCCAAAGTTTATACACATTTTATTATAAAAAGATTCTATATAGAAAGAACTGTGTAATTAACTAGAACTAGTAATAGGAAGAGAGTGTTTTCTTCTTTCCTTCTAGAGAGTGTTttcttctttccttctttttctttgtgTATCAAATGAGAAGGCAAAACTTCCTATTTATAGAAAATTTTGCCTCTCAACATACAACATACAACTTGTGCACGTTGATCTACAACTTGGCTACAACTAAGATACAACTTTCAATTACAAGTTATATTTGACACAATAACAATAACTTTCAATTACAAGTTATATTGTCACTTTAAGTACAAGTGGTACAATTTAAACTTCTAGTTTTATCTATTAATAATACATCCAAAATACAACTTGTCAAAATAgttcataacactcccccgggaTGTTTCATTaatagataatgtgcctcgttaaagCCTTACTAGAAAAAAACCTATGGAAAATTCTAGTAAAAAgaaaagagtgcacatatctagtaatacacATTTTTAGCTGTCTCATTAAAAGCCTTACTAGTAAAACCCAATAAAActttggttaaggaaaaaagagtacagcgCGTATTTTACTCCCCTGAACAGATCCGCTAAATTATCACTTGAGCGAATCTGCTATACGTTGATATCAACATTCTATTGGAGATCGTGTGTGAAGAAAAACTCTGGTggaatgtgctttgttctatctacTTATATGAATCCTCCTCTTAATTGGGATatgcatgctgcattatcttcatataagttGTAGGTATTTTGTCacatttcaaatcagatttttctcgaatgagatgtatcatttacctcaaccacacacattatcagcttgcttcatgaatagctattatctcagcatgatttgatgaaGTAGCCATAATAGAATGCTTTGTAGATCGGCAAGATATGACAGTACCCCCACATGTAAACGTAAATTGTACCATTTGTACTTAAAATGATAATACAACTTGTACTTGAAAGTTGTACCTTAGTTGTATCTTAGTTGTATCCAAGTTGTAGATCAACTTGCACAAGTTGTATGTTGTATGTTGAGCGGCAAAATTTTTCTATAAATAGGAAGTTTTGCCTTCTCATTTGATACACCGAAAAGAAAAGGAACGATTCTCTTCCTAATATATGTCTTCCCTTTCTATTAGTAGTTCCAAAATACATGGTTCTTTCTATATTATCTttgttttataacacgttatcagcacgacgCTCTACcgtctcaaaaattaatttaaagACTACTTTTTCTTCTCTCTAATCATTGGCTAATCTTACAAAACTTGAGTTTGTTGCCCTTGATATTTCGGAAGAACCACCTCTCATGGGTGTTGCATGCTGAAATTCGTTTGGATGCAATGGGTCTTGGAGACACCATTAAGTCCAAAAATAAAATATCCAACCAAGATTGCTCTAAAGCAATGATATTATTGCATGAAGTTTTGAAAATTGAATATCTCACCATTAATGATCCACTTGTTTTGTGGAATAACTTGAAAGAAAGGTATGACCAACTGAAGATGATCATCCTCCCAAAAGCACGGTACGATTGGCCCCATCTAAGGTTACAAGACTTTAAGTCAATTATTGAGTACAATACTGCAACGTTCAGGATTACATcttagagggtgtttggattggcttattttaagtgttTATTGGCTTTTAAGCTCTTTTCTACTTTTTGTGGTGTTTGGAAAAGATAAAAATTAAACACTTATTTTTAGGTCAAGAAAgtacaaaaataagtcaaaagccaAAAGTTGGTTATTTCCAACTTATGGCTTTTagcttttagcttataagctacttttaaaaagccaatccaaacaccctcttaG
Encoded here:
- the LOC132628668 gene encoding MYB-like transcription factor ODO1, giving the protein MKIVQFKDTSGEKDIGMGHHCCSKQKVKRGLWSPEEDEKLIRHITTHGHGCWSSVPKLTGLQRCGKSCRLRWINYLRPDLRRGSFTEQEERTIVDVHRILGNRWAQIAKHLPGRTDNEVKNFWNSCIKKKLIAQGLDPNTHNLLKNKSNNSTKKANSNYHQDSTSIFTIDTSTNKEVTSMDIKSTLATFPPFTYSSDNTSSTYNYTPIVPNTELYQNPTFTWSERNYSTITMPQSQTSERNLVNAQNSMLDFASCSLMGSATSNVSSYINENSMWHGTGLEPTTLNPANGQEEVMQVQQGDQQFPILQTKFSYDQEDVYKVNDHDQMVENTFDDSSNFDFEFMDSALVSYGLYTNVNSMNQLSWDG